A single window of Desulfovibrio psychrotolerans DNA harbors:
- a CDS encoding molybdopterin-guanine dinucleotide biosynthesis protein MobB, with amino-acid sequence MPMQAVSIVGYKKSGKTTLTAKLADALEARGKRVAIAKFTHHGLDKEGTDTATFAGQNRTVIGLGPEEAAVFWGEKKYLIDLLPLVQADILLVEGGKDLTWLPRILCLNSASEAEDLDRGLALATYGDVAAPYLKSYREETLEKLAALVEERAFMLPGLDCGACDAEDCAAIARRIVKGKGSPADCKSVDDHGFHITVNGSPIGLNPFVARIVRSSIQGMLKELKGYSPGEVTITFKD; translated from the coding sequence ATCCCCATGCAAGCTGTCAGCATAGTCGGCTACAAGAAATCAGGCAAAACCACACTCACCGCCAAGCTCGCGGATGCGCTTGAAGCGCGCGGCAAGCGGGTTGCCATTGCCAAATTCACCCACCACGGACTGGACAAGGAAGGTACGGACACAGCCACCTTCGCGGGCCAAAACCGCACTGTCATCGGCCTCGGCCCGGAAGAGGCAGCCGTGTTCTGGGGCGAAAAGAAGTACCTCATAGACCTCCTGCCGCTGGTGCAGGCAGATATCCTGCTGGTAGAGGGCGGCAAAGACCTCACGTGGCTGCCGCGCATCCTCTGCCTTAATTCCGCATCAGAGGCGGAAGACCTGGACCGGGGCCTCGCGCTGGCAACCTACGGGGATGTGGCCGCCCCCTACCTCAAATCCTACCGAGAGGAAACGCTGGAAAAACTGGCCGCGCTGGTGGAAGAACGCGCCTTCATGCTGCCGGGGCTGGACTGCGGCGCATGCGATGCCGAAGACTGTGCCGCCATCGCCCGCCGCATCGTCAAGGGCAAAGGCTCCCCAGCCGACTGCAAAAGCGTGGACGACCACGGATTCCACATCACGGTCAACGGCTCCCCCATAGGGCTGAACCCCTTTGTGGCCCGCATCGTCCGCTCCAGCATTCAGGGCATGCTCAAAGAGCTGAAAGGCTACTCCCCCGGCGAAGTCACCATCACCTTCAAAGACTGA
- a CDS encoding 4Fe-4S dicluster domain-containing protein — protein MAKKFFVDLTRCTACRGCQIACKQWKKLPAEETVNWGSHQNPRDLSFTTLKLVRFTEVVMKGKVDWLFFPEQCRHCTEPPCMYQAQIDDERAVIQDELTGAVIFTEYTKLVDGEGVRTACPYDIPRVDPETKLISKCDMCLDRVQNGKKPACVLSCPTGTMSFGDEDEMMALAEERLAAVKKQYPNAVLGNPHDTRVVYLFQQNPVDYFEKAVADASPQLMNRKQMFARIMGRSDMKRS, from the coding sequence ATGGCTAAGAAGTTCTTTGTAGACCTTACCCGTTGCACGGCTTGCCGCGGCTGCCAGATAGCCTGCAAACAATGGAAAAAGCTGCCTGCGGAGGAAACAGTCAACTGGGGTTCGCACCAGAACCCGCGCGACCTTTCCTTCACCACCCTTAAACTGGTCCGCTTCACCGAAGTGGTGATGAAGGGCAAAGTGGACTGGCTGTTCTTCCCGGAACAGTGTCGCCACTGCACCGAACCGCCCTGCATGTATCAGGCGCAGATAGACGATGAACGCGCCGTCATTCAGGATGAGCTTACCGGTGCTGTCATCTTCACCGAATACACCAAGCTGGTGGACGGCGAAGGTGTGCGCACGGCATGCCCCTACGACATCCCGCGCGTGGACCCCGAAACCAAACTCATCTCCAAATGCGACATGTGTCTGGACAGAGTGCAGAACGGCAAAAAGCCTGCCTGCGTCCTCTCCTGCCCCACGGGCACCATGAGCTTTGGCGATGAAGATGAAATGATGGCCCTTGCGGAAGAACGTCTTGCCGCGGTCAAGAAGCAGTATCCCAACGCGGTGCTGGGCAACCCCCACGATACCCGCGTGGTCTACCTCTTCCAGCAGAACCCGGTGGACTACTTCGAAAAGGCTGTGGCGGACGCAAGCCCGCAACTCATGAACCGCAAGCAGATGTTTGCGCGCATCATGGGCAGAAGCGACATGAAACGCAGTTAA
- a CDS encoding ATP-binding protein: MPLFERVLERIADPATVQFYREFRKREHYSFAEFLHGYFYLRFPYFYIGVGKGHHPLARYLSDPLCWLAERLGLWKPGAFARPKGTGGFADTYHGKTLRTESTRKLIRVNREIALPDLEKVLPYSMAKDIILRNPDHIAVFDCPCRVNSDNPCLPLDVCLIVGEPFVSFLELHHANNARRVSPEEAVGIVEASNRRGHVSHAFFKEAMLGRYYAICNCCACCCGAMKAHFSGVPMLEASGYLAVVDADACVGCGKCAKKCQFSAISLQDGLAVVDAEACMGCGVCRFQCAKDAIGLVRNDAASEPLEIDELVARRAA; encoded by the coding sequence ATGCCGCTGTTTGAGCGCGTGCTGGAACGTATTGCCGATCCTGCAACGGTGCAGTTCTACCGCGAGTTCCGCAAACGGGAACACTATTCTTTTGCCGAATTTCTGCACGGCTATTTCTACCTGCGGTTTCCCTATTTCTATATCGGCGTGGGCAAGGGACACCATCCCCTTGCGCGGTATCTGAGCGATCCGTTGTGCTGGCTGGCGGAACGGCTGGGCCTGTGGAAGCCCGGAGCTTTTGCCCGGCCTAAGGGAACCGGAGGGTTTGCAGACACCTACCACGGCAAGACGCTGCGTACCGAGTCTACCCGCAAGCTCATACGCGTGAACCGAGAGATAGCGCTGCCCGATCTGGAAAAGGTGCTGCCCTACAGCATGGCCAAGGATATTATCCTGCGCAATCCGGACCATATTGCCGTGTTCGACTGCCCCTGCCGGGTGAACAGCGATAACCCCTGTCTGCCGCTGGACGTGTGCCTTATCGTGGGCGAGCCGTTTGTGTCCTTTCTGGAACTGCACCACGCCAACAACGCCCGCCGTGTTTCGCCTGAGGAGGCGGTGGGCATAGTGGAGGCCAGCAACAGGCGCGGGCACGTCTCTCATGCGTTTTTCAAGGAAGCCATGCTGGGCCGGTACTACGCCATATGCAACTGCTGCGCGTGCTGCTGCGGGGCCATGAAGGCGCACTTTAGCGGGGTGCCCATGCTAGAGGCTTCCGGCTATCTGGCGGTGGTTGACGCCGATGCCTGCGTAGGGTGCGGCAAGTGTGCGAAGAAATGCCAGTTTTCCGCTATCTCCCTGCAAGATGGTCTGGCCGTGGTGGACGCGGAAGCCTGCATGGGCTGCGGTGTGTGTCGTTTCCAGTGCGCCAAGGATGCCATAGGGCTTGTGCGTAACGATGCCGCAAGCGAGCCGCTGGAGATAGACGAGCTGGTTGCCCGCAGGGCGGCCTGA
- the cbiE gene encoding precorrin-6y C5,15-methyltransferase (decarboxylating) subunit CbiE, which translates to MSIHVVGLGMDPDLLPEQHAAVIDGAQVLVGGRRQLAQYDDHPAEKIVVTAPLRDVLDAIAKGEGRGREVVVLADGDPLFFGIGARLVEEFGPEGVQVYSNVTSLQAAAARAKVPWQTVQAVSLHGRDDWRPLFGALRHGDWVGVLTDERNIPAAIAQRLLERGADWFAMWVFENLGAEDERFDRYALTEAGDRNFSPLNLVLLERTGRAERMLRLGVPDGEYVSDRGLITKWPVRAAGIAALGPEPDNVVWDLGAGCGSVGLETCALLHNGEVYAVERNAGRVSMIRENRRRFGALALEVVHGTMPGCLADLPDPHRVFIGGGLASDAALLDAVCSRLLSGGRLVVHCVLLATLERVRAHVGALGWSAEITMLHAAVSSPLAGDVRLEGMNPVFIITVDKP; encoded by the coding sequence ATGTCCATTCATGTGGTGGGGCTGGGGATGGACCCCGACCTGCTTCCGGAGCAGCACGCTGCCGTTATTGACGGCGCGCAGGTGCTGGTGGGCGGCAGGCGTCAGCTTGCGCAGTATGACGATCATCCCGCCGAGAAGATTGTGGTGACCGCCCCGTTGCGGGACGTGCTGGACGCCATTGCCAAGGGCGAGGGCCGGGGGCGCGAGGTGGTGGTGCTGGCGGACGGCGATCCGTTGTTCTTCGGCATCGGTGCCCGTCTGGTGGAAGAATTCGGGCCGGAAGGGGTGCAGGTGTACTCCAATGTGACCTCGCTGCAGGCGGCGGCTGCCCGCGCCAAGGTGCCGTGGCAGACAGTGCAGGCGGTATCGCTGCACGGGCGCGATGACTGGCGGCCCCTGTTCGGCGCGTTGCGGCACGGCGACTGGGTGGGGGTGCTCACGGATGAGAGGAATATTCCCGCGGCCATTGCCCAGCGTCTGCTGGAGCGGGGGGCGGACTGGTTTGCCATGTGGGTGTTTGAGAATCTGGGGGCGGAGGACGAACGCTTTGACCGCTACGCCCTGACCGAGGCCGGAGACAGGAATTTTTCGCCGCTCAATCTGGTGCTGCTGGAGCGGACGGGGCGCGCGGAGAGGATGCTGCGCCTTGGCGTGCCGGACGGCGAGTATGTTTCGGACCGGGGCCTCATCACCAAGTGGCCCGTGCGCGCGGCGGGCATTGCCGCCCTTGGGCCGGAGCCGGACAACGTGGTCTGGGACCTTGGAGCCGGATGCGGTTCCGTGGGGCTGGAAACCTGTGCGCTGCTGCACAACGGCGAGGTGTATGCCGTGGAGCGCAACGCCGGACGCGTGTCCATGATACGCGAGAACCGCAGGCGGTTCGGCGCGCTTGCGCTTGAGGTGGTGCACGGCACCATGCCCGGCTGTCTTGCCGACCTGCCGGACCCGCACCGGGTGTTTATAGGCGGCGGACTGGCCAGCGATGCCGCCCTGCTGGATGCCGTGTGTTCGCGCCTGCTCTCCGGCGGACGGCTGGTGGTGCACTGCGTGCTGCTGGCAACGCTGGAACGGGTGCGCGCCCATGTGGGTGCTCTGGGATGGAGTGCCGAAATCACCATGCTGCACGCCGCCGTTTCGTCGCCGCTGGCAGGCGATGTGCGGCTGGAAGGCATGAATCCGGTGTTTATCATTACCGTGGACAAGCCGTAG
- a CDS encoding 4Fe-4S dicluster domain-containing protein: MAKKFFIDLTRCTACRGCQIACKQWKKLPAEQTVNWGSHQNPRDLSFTTLKLVRFTEVVVKGKVDWLFFPEQCRHCTEPPCMYQAQIDDERAVIQDELTGAVIFTEYTKLVDGEGVRTACPYDIPRVDPETKLISKCDMCLDRVQNGKKPACVLSCPTGTMSFGDEDEMMALAEERLAAVKKQYPNAVLGNPHDTRVVYLFQQNPVDYFEKAVADASPQLMNRKQMFARIMGRSDMKRS, from the coding sequence ATGGCCAAGAAGTTCTTTATAGACCTTACCCGTTGCACGGCTTGCCGCGGCTGTCAGATAGCCTGCAAACAATGGAAAAAGCTGCCCGCAGAGCAAACGGTCAACTGGGGTTCGCATCAGAACCCGCGCGACCTCTCCTTCACTACCCTTAAACTGGTCCGTTTCACCGAGGTGGTGGTGAAAGGCAAGGTGGACTGGCTGTTCTTCCCGGAACAGTGCCGCCACTGCACCGAACCGCCCTGCATGTATCAGGCGCAGATAGACGATGAACGCGCCGTCATTCAGGACGAGCTTACCGGTGCCGTCATCTTCACCGAATACACCAAGCTGGTGGACGGCGAAGGTGTGCGCACGGCATGTCCCTACGACATTCCGCGCGTGGACCCCGAAACAAAGCTCATCTCCAAATGCGACATGTGTCTGGACAGGGTGCAGAACGGCAAAAAGCCTGCCTGCGTCCTCTCCTGCCCCACGGGCACCATGAGCTTTGGCGATGAAGATGAAATGATGGCCCTTGCGGAAGAACGTCTTGCCGCGGTCAAGAAGCAGTATCCCAACGCGGTGCTGGGCAACCCCCACGATACCCGCGTGGTCTACCTCTTCCAGCAGAACCCGGTGGACTACTTCGAAAAGGCTGTGGCGGACGCAAGCCCGCAACTCATGAACCGCAAGCAGATGTTTGCGCGCATCATGGGCAGAAGCGACATGAAACGCAGTTAA
- the cobM gene encoding precorrin-4 C(11)-methyltransferase, with the protein MTQQDAGRAQQDAGNPAMTVQAQTAQTQTARTLKAQARTARTRTDDGADRGASPAAAVDSPVCRAEVAHGGGAGQDTDGAALPGGKADRVGETQEPERVAVWFVGAGPGDPELITVKGQRLIAGADLVLYAGSLVPPAIVAQARADAVVVDSAPMNLQETHSVMMETVRRGGMVARVHTGDPSLYGAIREQIRLLEAEGVRCAVVPGVSAGFAAAAAAAASLTVPERSQSLIITRLEGRTPVPDTEKLRDMARHRCAMAIYLSAANAQGVADELRAGGLEEATPVIAAYRVGWPDQRIVRATLGTLCEAVRGHGLTRQTVFLVLPGEDGSERFSKLYDPEFLHGFRGENGPEGDFGAIGGGDE; encoded by the coding sequence ATGACGCAGCAGGATGCAGGCAGGGCACAGCAGGATGCTGGCAATCCAGCCATGACGGTTCAGGCCCAGACGGCTCAGACCCAGACGGCCCGGACCCTAAAGGCTCAGGCCCGGACGGCCCGGACCCGGACGGATGACGGCGCAGACAGGGGGGCATCTCCTGCCGCTGCTGTCGATTCTCCCGTGTGCCGCGCGGAGGTGGCGCATGGGGGCGGAGCCGGACAGGACACGGACGGTGCGGCATTGCCCGGAGGGAAGGCGGACCGCGTGGGAGAGACGCAGGAGCCGGAACGGGTGGCGGTGTGGTTTGTGGGAGCCGGTCCCGGCGACCCTGAGCTGATAACGGTGAAGGGGCAGCGGCTTATTGCCGGGGCCGATCTGGTGCTTTACGCCGGTTCGCTGGTGCCGCCCGCCATAGTGGCGCAGGCGCGGGCGGATGCCGTGGTTGTGGATTCCGCTCCCATGAATCTGCAAGAAACTCATTCCGTTATGATGGAAACCGTGAGGCGCGGCGGCATGGTGGCGCGGGTGCACACGGGCGACCCTTCCCTGTACGGGGCCATACGTGAACAGATACGGCTTCTGGAGGCGGAAGGGGTTCGCTGTGCCGTGGTGCCGGGCGTGAGCGCAGGGTTTGCCGCCGCAGCCGCAGCCGCTGCATCGCTGACGGTGCCGGAGCGGTCGCAGTCGCTGATCATTACCCGGCTGGAGGGGCGCACCCCCGTGCCGGATACGGAAAAATTGCGTGATATGGCCCGCCACCGCTGCGCCATGGCCATCTATCTTTCCGCAGCAAATGCGCAGGGGGTAGCGGATGAACTGCGGGCGGGCGGGCTGGAAGAGGCCACTCCCGTTATTGCGGCCTACCGGGTGGGCTGGCCAGACCAGCGCATTGTGCGCGCAACGCTGGGTACGCTGTGCGAGGCTGTGCGCGGGCACGGGCTGACGCGGCAGACGGTTTTTCTTGTGCTGCCGGGAGAGGACGGTTCCGAGCGGTTTTCCAAGCTGTACGACCCGGAGTTTTTGCACGGGTTCAGAGGGGAAAACGGGCCGGAAGGGGACTTTGGCGCTATAGGCGGGGGGGACGAATAA
- the fdnG gene encoding formate dehydrogenase-N subunit alpha, with product MSVSRRQFLKLSAGAVTVSAFGGLGLSLKPTAARAQLLKLNWAKQTTSVCCYCAVGCGLLVHTAKDGQGRAINVEGDPDHPINEGALCAKGASIWQLAENDKRPATPLYRAPYSNEWTPVSWEWAYEQIAKRVKKTRDEAFFLKNDKGEVINRTDAIASVGSAAMDNEECWIYQTFLRSLGLVYVEHQARLCHSSTVAALAESFGRGAMTNHWIDLKNSDCILVMGSNAAENHPISFKWVLRAKDKGATVIHVDPRFTRTSTKCDIYAPLRSGTDIAFLGGMIKYILDNNLIFKEYVVNNTNAAFVVGKGYSFRNGLFSGFDPKTATYDKSTWAYEMDENGVPKRDVTLKNPRCVYNLMKEHYKRYTLDRVSSTTGTPKEDLLKVYKAYAATGKQDKAGTIMYAMGWTQHTVGVQNIRTMSIIQLLLGNIGVAGGGVNAMRGESNVQGSTDQALLAHIIPGYLAVPNSKWPTLADYNKNNTPVSKDPMSANWWGNKPKYLASLLKAMYPSSTLDEAYNWLPKVDAHKPITDYFWLGMFDKMLKGQFKGFFAWGQNPACGGANANRTRESMGQLDWMVNVNIFENETGSFWKGPGMDPAKIKTEVFFLPCAVSVEKEGSITNSGRWMQWRYEGPKPYADTKPDGDIILGLMEKIRELYRIEGGAFPHPILGVNTADWQNHHGHFDPHKAAKLINGYFLKDTEVNGKSFKKGQQVPAFAFLTDDGSTCAGNWLYTGSYTDNGNMAARRDKTQTEMQANIGLYPNWSWCWPVNRRILYNRASCDATGKPYAPQKTVVQWVDGKWEGDVPDGPWDPGTRHPFIMQQHGFGHVFGPGRQEGPFPEHYEPMECPIKDNPFSGQLNNPTAFKIAGDEHAVCDPRFPFVGTTYRLTEHWQTGLMTRFQGWLIEAEPQMFCEISEELAKLRGIVGGEMVTVTSLRGEVDCVAIVTKRIKPFKVQGNTVHMIGMPWHYGWVEPKNGGDSANLLTPSVGDPNTGIPESKAFMVNVRKKQGA from the coding sequence ATGTCAGTCTCTCGCAGGCAATTTCTCAAACTTTCAGCCGGAGCGGTCACGGTCAGCGCCTTTGGCGGGCTGGGGCTGAGTCTTAAGCCCACCGCAGCACGGGCGCAGCTGCTCAAGCTGAACTGGGCCAAGCAGACAACATCCGTCTGTTGCTACTGTGCGGTCGGGTGCGGTCTTCTGGTGCACACGGCTAAAGACGGTCAGGGGCGCGCCATAAACGTGGAAGGCGATCCGGACCATCCCATTAACGAAGGCGCACTGTGTGCCAAGGGCGCATCCATCTGGCAGCTTGCAGAAAACGATAAACGCCCCGCCACCCCCCTGTACCGCGCGCCCTACAGCAATGAATGGACTCCCGTTTCATGGGAATGGGCCTACGAGCAGATCGCCAAACGGGTGAAGAAAACCCGTGACGAGGCCTTCTTCCTGAAGAACGACAAAGGTGAAGTCATCAACCGCACGGACGCCATCGCTTCCGTAGGCTCCGCCGCAATGGATAACGAGGAATGCTGGATATACCAGACCTTCCTCAGAAGCCTCGGCCTCGTGTACGTGGAACATCAGGCACGGCTTTGCCACAGTTCCACCGTTGCCGCACTGGCAGAATCGTTCGGGCGCGGTGCCATGACCAACCACTGGATCGACCTTAAGAACAGTGACTGTATCTTGGTCATGGGCAGCAACGCTGCGGAAAACCACCCCATCTCCTTCAAGTGGGTGCTCCGCGCCAAGGATAAGGGAGCAACGGTCATCCACGTAGACCCCCGCTTTACCCGCACATCCACCAAGTGTGATATCTACGCCCCGCTCCGTTCCGGCACAGACATTGCCTTCCTTGGCGGCATGATCAAGTACATCCTTGATAACAACCTTATTTTTAAGGAATATGTTGTCAACAATACAAACGCTGCTTTCGTGGTGGGCAAGGGCTATTCCTTCCGCAACGGCCTGTTCTCCGGGTTTGATCCCAAAACGGCCACCTACGACAAATCCACCTGGGCCTACGAGATGGATGAAAACGGCGTTCCCAAGCGTGATGTCACGCTCAAGAACCCGCGTTGCGTGTACAACCTGATGAAGGAACACTACAAGCGCTACACGCTGGATAGGGTTTCCTCCACCACCGGCACTCCCAAGGAAGACCTGCTCAAGGTCTACAAGGCCTACGCCGCCACGGGCAAGCAGGATAAAGCGGGCACCATCATGTACGCCATGGGCTGGACGCAGCACACGGTGGGCGTGCAGAACATCCGTACCATGTCCATCATCCAGCTGCTGCTGGGCAACATCGGCGTTGCGGGCGGCGGCGTAAATGCCATGCGCGGCGAATCAAACGTGCAGGGATCCACGGACCAGGCGCTGCTGGCGCACATCATCCCCGGCTATCTGGCCGTGCCCAACTCCAAGTGGCCCACCCTTGCAGACTACAACAAGAATAACACCCCCGTCAGCAAGGACCCCATGTCCGCCAACTGGTGGGGCAACAAACCCAAATACCTCGCCAGTCTGCTTAAAGCCATGTATCCCTCGTCCACGCTGGATGAAGCATACAACTGGCTGCCCAAGGTAGACGCCCACAAGCCCATAACCGACTACTTCTGGCTGGGCATGTTCGACAAAATGCTGAAGGGCCAGTTCAAAGGCTTCTTCGCATGGGGACAGAACCCCGCGTGCGGCGGTGCCAACGCCAACAGAACCCGCGAGTCTATGGGGCAGCTGGACTGGATGGTAAACGTCAACATCTTCGAAAACGAGACAGGCTCCTTCTGGAAGGGGCCGGGCATGGACCCCGCCAAGATCAAGACAGAGGTCTTCTTCCTGCCCTGTGCCGTTTCCGTTGAGAAGGAAGGTTCCATCACCAACTCGGGCCGCTGGATGCAGTGGCGCTACGAAGGTCCCAAGCCGTATGCGGATACCAAGCCCGATGGCGACATCATCCTTGGACTGATGGAAAAAATCCGCGAACTCTACCGCATTGAAGGCGGCGCGTTCCCCCATCCCATTCTGGGAGTGAACACGGCGGACTGGCAGAACCACCACGGGCACTTCGACCCGCACAAAGCTGCCAAGCTCATCAACGGCTACTTCCTCAAAGATACAGAGGTAAACGGCAAGTCCTTCAAGAAGGGACAACAGGTTCCGGCCTTTGCTTTCCTCACGGACGATGGTTCCACCTGTGCGGGGAACTGGCTCTACACCGGCTCGTACACGGATAACGGCAACATGGCTGCCCGCCGCGACAAAACCCAGACAGAGATGCAGGCAAACATAGGCCTGTACCCCAACTGGTCTTGGTGCTGGCCGGTAAACCGCCGCATCCTCTACAACCGCGCTTCGTGCGATGCTACCGGCAAGCCTTACGCACCGCAGAAAACCGTGGTGCAGTGGGTAGATGGTAAATGGGAGGGTGACGTTCCCGATGGACCATGGGATCCCGGCACCAGACACCCGTTCATCATGCAGCAGCACGGGTTCGGCCATGTTTTCGGCCCCGGCAGACAGGAAGGACCGTTCCCGGAACACTACGAACCCATGGAATGCCCCATTAAGGATAACCCCTTCTCCGGGCAGCTGAACAACCCCACGGCCTTCAAGATAGCAGGCGACGAGCACGCCGTGTGCGACCCGCGCTTCCCGTTCGTGGGCACCACCTACCGTCTTACCGAACACTGGCAGACTGGTCTTATGACCCGCTTCCAAGGCTGGCTCATTGAGGCCGAACCACAGATGTTCTGCGAAATAAGTGAAGAACTGGCTAAGCTACGCGGCATCGTCGGTGGCGAGATGGTCACCGTAACCAGCCTGCGAGGCGAAGTGGACTGCGTAGCCATCGTCACCAAGCGCATCAAGCCGTTCAAGGTGCAGGGCAACACCGTGCATATGATCGGCATGCCTTGGCACTATGGCTGGGTAGAACCTAAAAACGGCGGAGATTCCGCCAACCTCCTCACCCCCTCCGTGGGCGACCCCAACACCGGCATACCGGAGAGCAAGGCGTTCATGGTCAATGTCAGAAAGAAGCAGGGAGCGTAA